A genomic segment from Nitrospira sp. encodes:
- a CDS encoding (2E,6E)-farnesyl diphosphate synthase, with the protein MSPTSQLSPTGMDIREYLERKREEVDCYLQSVIPSAETMPTTLHESMRYSLFAGGKRVRPILAIAAAEAVGAAGQAVLPVASSLELIHTYSLIHDDLPSMDNDDFRRGKPTNHKVYGEAMAILAGDALLTMAFDLISRDDLMKDCEASRQVRIIQELAYGSGNRGMVGGQVLDIQAENKDIDLATLQTIHKHKTGMLIRAAVRMGAITAGATASQLDDLTVYAENIGLAFQIADDVLNVTGTREELGKNPNTDAQRGKKTYPTFYGIEGAKRLAEDCVTRANDRLVSFGTKADPLRELARYITSRKN; encoded by the coding sequence ATGAGCCCCACGAGCCAACTCTCTCCCACAGGCATGGACATCCGCGAATACCTCGAACGCAAGCGCGAGGAGGTCGACTGCTACCTGCAATCGGTGATTCCGAGCGCGGAGACGATGCCGACCACCCTGCACGAAAGCATGCGCTACAGCCTCTTCGCAGGCGGGAAGCGAGTGCGGCCCATTCTGGCCATCGCGGCGGCGGAAGCGGTCGGCGCGGCAGGCCAAGCCGTCTTGCCAGTGGCGTCTTCTCTGGAATTGATCCATACCTATTCGCTCATTCACGACGACCTACCCTCAATGGACAACGACGACTTTCGCCGCGGCAAGCCGACCAACCACAAGGTCTACGGCGAAGCCATGGCGATCCTGGCCGGCGACGCGCTGTTGACGATGGCCTTCGACCTGATCAGCCGCGACGACCTCATGAAGGACTGTGAGGCCTCGCGGCAGGTGCGCATCATCCAGGAACTGGCGTACGGATCGGGCAACAGAGGCATGGTCGGCGGTCAGGTGCTCGACATCCAGGCGGAGAACAAGGACATCGACCTCGCCACGTTGCAAACGATCCACAAACACAAGACCGGCATGTTGATCCGCGCCGCCGTGCGCATGGGCGCCATCACGGCCGGCGCAACGGCGAGCCAACTCGACGACCTCACAGTCTATGCCGAAAACATCGGCCTGGCCTTCCAGATCGCCGACGATGTCCTGAACGTGACCGGCACACGTGAGGAGCTTGGGAAGAATCCCAACACCGACGCGCAGCGGGGGAAGAAGACCTACCCCACGTTTTACGGCATCGAGGGGGCTAAACGGCTGGCCGAGGATTGCGTCACCCGCGCCAACGACCGGCTTGTCTCCTTCGGCACAAAAGCCGATCCGCTCCGCGAACTGGCGCGCTACATTACCTCGCGGAAAAACTAA
- a CDS encoding dihydroflavonol-4-reductase, translated as MKALVTGATGFVGGAVARALVRAEVEVRVLSRRGADLQNLAGLPVEQVEGDLRDRSSLKRALTGCRQLYHVAAHYALWAKDPSIFYDINVGGTRTLLEAAREVGIERTVYCSTIGAIGLPPEGGPGTEETPVSLEQMAGHYKRSKYLAEQEVLKLAREGLPVVIVNPSAPVGEADVKPTPTGQIIVDFMKGRMPAYIETGMNLIDVDDVAQGHLLAMEKGRQGERYILGNKNLLLNEVFQILSRITGVKAPTIKLPRLAILPLAYANQWIANLTNQPPRIPLEGVKMAKYKMHYDCSKAIRELGLPQTPVEVALEKAVQWFRRHGYV; from the coding sequence ATGAAAGCCCTCGTCACCGGGGCAACCGGATTCGTCGGCGGAGCCGTGGCCCGTGCCTTGGTCAGGGCTGAGGTCGAAGTGCGCGTGTTGTCTCGCAGGGGCGCGGACCTCCAAAACCTTGCCGGACTCCCGGTAGAACAGGTGGAGGGGGACTTGCGCGACCGCAGCTCGCTCAAACGCGCCTTGACCGGCTGCAGGCAGCTCTATCACGTGGCGGCCCATTACGCCCTCTGGGCCAAAGATCCGTCCATTTTCTACGATATCAACGTTGGCGGCACAAGGACTCTACTCGAAGCCGCCCGCGAGGTCGGCATCGAACGTACGGTCTACTGTAGCACCATCGGTGCGATCGGCCTGCCGCCGGAGGGTGGTCCGGGCACCGAGGAGACGCCGGTCTCGCTGGAGCAGATGGCAGGCCATTACAAACGATCCAAATATCTCGCCGAGCAGGAGGTGCTGAAACTGGCGCGGGAAGGCCTGCCGGTGGTCATCGTGAACCCCAGCGCGCCGGTCGGCGAAGCGGACGTGAAACCGACGCCCACCGGCCAAATCATCGTGGACTTCATGAAGGGCCGGATGCCGGCTTACATTGAAACCGGCATGAACCTGATTGATGTGGACGACGTGGCGCAGGGCCACTTACTCGCCATGGAGAAGGGCCGCCAAGGCGAGCGTTACATCCTCGGCAACAAGAATCTCCTCTTGAATGAGGTGTTTCAGATCTTGAGTCGGATCACCGGCGTGAAAGCCCCGACGATCAAGCTGCCGCGCCTGGCGATTTTGCCCTTGGCCTACGCCAATCAGTGGATCGCCAACCTGACGAATCAACCGCCGCGCATCCCGCTCGAAGGCGTGAAGATGGCTAAGTACAAAATGCACTACGACTGCAGCAAGGCGATTCGGGAACTGGGCCTGCCCCAGACACCGGTGGAAGTGGCGCTGGAGAAGGCCGTGCAGTGGTTTCGGCGCCACGGCTACGTCTAA
- a CDS encoding Multi-sensor signal transduction histidine kinase, producing the protein MSPPVEQAKAAADTHLQRTLTTVLNGLPADAALAALFHQEQGPLTAQVHRGFTPRDVQSVVRTLSSQKVLTAVPAGNDPDASRTLRLRLITPGAKSLLGVPLRHRQRTYGFLVIGRKDNATYAKKDKAMLEQAGDDITKSLERDRLFDLNILLSRPLVSQDPLPSSVPTDVYNTPTSHATPEIQEKVVALLNELGQTLPFDRAWIGAYDPLAGNVEVLGIAGEQKTDPKDQKKDLKTGQRLALDASAAGWAVRHRKPRVDHDLASTQGRFLDHKHLYKDRFQSSLVLPFFLRGQVGGTITLASKEADRFAVTDARLLEPINLKLVDLLQAAPPAPPGTAKAEGAPDAEPGSAPLTPAEPVIRKQERQAAIGEFSAFLATEIREPLASIRAQLEEVTAEGILDFDPQTRVENAMRDLIRIEAILNEILDFAKPLDLNRRLCRVPEMVENALTVVGTELEATRIQVVKEYASVLAPVRADEAKMQQVFLSIFKNAIEAMTPGGILTISMSNQRAGRHLEVQILIKNNGTPIPPEHVTKVFEPFFTTKRSGTGLGLATVKKIVEEHQGNIAISGTPGEGTTVTIRLPGVSRGPAHRYRGRRPPRRPTN; encoded by the coding sequence ATGAGTCCTCCAGTCGAACAAGCCAAAGCCGCCGCTGACACCCATCTTCAACGCACCTTGACCACCGTCCTCAACGGACTGCCGGCCGATGCGGCGTTGGCCGCCCTATTCCACCAGGAACAGGGGCCGCTCACGGCGCAGGTACACCGCGGGTTCACCCCTCGTGACGTCCAATCGGTTGTCCGCACGCTCTCTTCGCAAAAAGTCTTGACGGCAGTCCCGGCCGGAAACGACCCTGACGCCTCGCGCACCCTGCGTCTCCGTCTGATCACGCCCGGCGCAAAGTCGCTTCTCGGCGTGCCTCTCCGCCATCGCCAACGTACCTATGGATTCCTGGTGATCGGGCGGAAAGACAACGCCACCTATGCCAAAAAAGACAAGGCCATGTTGGAGCAGGCCGGCGACGACATTACCAAGTCCCTCGAACGGGACCGCCTCTTCGACTTGAACATCCTTTTGAGCCGACCCTTGGTGTCGCAGGACCCGTTGCCGTCGAGTGTGCCGACGGATGTCTACAACACGCCGACCTCCCATGCGACACCGGAGATCCAGGAGAAAGTCGTCGCGCTGCTCAACGAACTTGGACAAACTCTGCCATTCGACCGTGCCTGGATCGGCGCCTATGACCCGCTCGCCGGCAATGTCGAAGTGCTCGGCATCGCCGGAGAACAGAAGACCGACCCCAAAGACCAAAAGAAGGATCTCAAAACAGGGCAACGCCTGGCGCTGGACGCTTCCGCCGCCGGCTGGGCAGTCCGCCATCGAAAGCCCCGGGTCGATCACGACCTCGCCTCGACTCAGGGTCGGTTCCTCGACCACAAACACCTGTACAAAGACCGCTTCCAATCGTCGCTCGTCTTGCCCTTCTTTCTACGCGGCCAGGTCGGGGGGACGATCACATTGGCCTCGAAAGAGGCGGACCGTTTTGCGGTCACCGACGCCCGCCTGCTCGAACCGATCAACCTCAAATTGGTGGACTTGCTCCAAGCGGCACCGCCCGCACCGCCAGGCACCGCTAAGGCCGAAGGAGCTCCGGATGCCGAGCCCGGCTCAGCTCCCCTGACCCCGGCGGAGCCGGTCATCAGGAAACAAGAACGACAGGCCGCCATCGGAGAATTCAGCGCCTTCCTCGCCACGGAAATACGCGAACCCCTCGCCTCGATTCGCGCACAGTTGGAGGAGGTCACGGCGGAAGGCATCCTCGACTTTGATCCTCAGACCCGCGTCGAGAATGCGATGCGCGACCTGATCCGCATCGAAGCCATCCTCAACGAAATTCTCGACTTCGCCAAACCACTGGATCTCAACCGCCGCCTCTGTCGTGTCCCGGAAATGGTCGAAAACGCGCTGACGGTGGTGGGGACGGAGTTGGAAGCGACGCGCATTCAAGTGGTCAAGGAATATGCCAGCGTCCTTGCCCCGGTGCGGGCCGACGAGGCCAAGATGCAACAGGTCTTTCTCAGCATTTTCAAGAATGCGATCGAGGCGATGACGCCGGGCGGCATCCTGACCATCTCGATGAGCAACCAGCGGGCGGGACGACATCTGGAAGTACAGATCCTGATCAAGAACAACGGCACGCCGATCCCTCCCGAACACGTAACCAAGGTGTTCGAACCGTTCTTCACGACCAAACGGTCCGGAACCGGATTGGGACTCGCCACTGTAAAAAAGATCGTCGAAGAACACCAAGGGAACATCGCCATTTCCGGGACTCCGGGCGAAGGAACGACCGTGACCATACGCCTGCCCGGTGTCAGCCGCGGCCCCGCACATCGCTATCGCGGCCGCCGACCGCCTCGCCGCCCAACCAACTGA
- a CDS encoding DNA-3-methyladenine glycosylase II: MSAMMLTSEFFSRPTLQVARSLIGKYLIRENGRGRIAGKIIETEAYIGPEDKACHASKGRTARTEVLFGPPGHAYVYLCYGMYEMLNVVTEAEGFPAAILLRAVECDGTLIDGPGRLTRAFDVDRRLNRLDLTAGEALWFEDRGEVVLRGSVKTHPRIGVDYAGEWAKKPWRFRLETGTANRRLPDRAGRRRSK, translated from the coding sequence ATGTCGGCCATGATGCTGACGAGTGAGTTTTTTTCCCGTCCTACTCTGCAGGTGGCGCGGTCATTGATCGGCAAATATCTCATTCGCGAGAACGGGCGGGGGAGGATCGCCGGGAAAATCATCGAAACCGAAGCCTATATCGGGCCAGAAGATAAGGCCTGTCACGCCTCGAAGGGGCGGACCGCCCGGACGGAGGTGTTGTTCGGTCCACCCGGTCACGCGTATGTGTACCTCTGCTATGGGATGTATGAAATGTTGAACGTCGTGACCGAGGCGGAAGGGTTTCCGGCTGCGATTCTGTTGAGAGCAGTGGAGTGTGATGGCACGCTTATCGATGGGCCGGGCCGGCTGACCCGCGCCTTTGACGTCGATCGGCGGTTGAATCGTCTTGACCTGACTGCGGGTGAAGCCCTCTGGTTCGAGGATCGCGGAGAAGTCGTGCTTCGCGGAAGCGTCAAGACCCATCCGCGCATCGGTGTGGACTATGCGGGGGAATGGGCCAAGAAACCGTGGCGGTTTCGTTTGGAGACGGGAACCGCGAATCGGCGGTTGCCCGATCGTGCCGGAAGGCGGCGCAGCAAATAA
- a CDS encoding Deoxyhypusine synthase, translating to MKPTSISHFIDHHYRHFNAAAMKDAAQGYRAHLERGGKMFVTLAGAMSTAELGLSLAEMIRQDKVHGICCTGANLEEDLFNLVAQKHYVRIPRYRELTAQDEKSLLDRHLNRVTDTCIPEAEAMRRIEAAVAKEWMKDDQAGCRAFPHEFLYRLLRNGAIKEHYQIDPADSWMCAAAERGLPLFVPGWEDSTLGNMYAAHCLTGAVKNVHTVRSGIEYMMWLADWHQDATKGHSLGFFQIGGGIAGDFPICVVPMLRQDLRKETVPLWEYFCQISDSTTSYGSYSGAVPNEKITWGKLGVDTPKYVIESDATIVAPLVFAYVLGW from the coding sequence ATGAAGCCGACCTCGATTTCACATTTTATCGATCATCACTATAGACATTTCAACGCTGCGGCTATGAAAGATGCGGCGCAGGGCTACCGTGCCCATCTGGAACGCGGCGGAAAAATGTTCGTCACGTTGGCGGGGGCGATGAGTACCGCCGAGCTTGGTTTGTCCCTGGCAGAAATGATTCGCCAAGACAAGGTTCATGGGATTTGCTGTACGGGTGCCAATCTCGAAGAGGACCTCTTCAATCTTGTGGCGCAGAAGCACTACGTGCGCATTCCTCGCTACCGTGAATTGACGGCACAAGACGAGAAAAGTCTTCTGGATCGCCATCTGAATCGCGTGACCGATACCTGTATTCCCGAGGCCGAGGCCATGCGTCGTATCGAAGCCGCCGTGGCCAAGGAATGGATGAAGGACGATCAGGCCGGATGCCGAGCGTTCCCGCACGAATTCCTGTATCGCCTTCTGCGCAACGGAGCCATCAAGGAGCACTATCAGATCGATCCGGCCGACAGCTGGATGTGCGCGGCAGCCGAACGCGGTCTTCCGCTGTTTGTGCCGGGGTGGGAAGATTCCACACTCGGCAATATGTATGCGGCGCACTGTCTGACCGGCGCGGTGAAGAATGTGCATACGGTGCGGAGCGGCATCGAATACATGATGTGGCTGGCCGACTGGCACCAGGATGCGACCAAGGGGCATTCTCTTGGATTCTTTCAGATCGGCGGAGGCATCGCCGGCGACTTTCCAATTTGTGTTGTCCCGATGCTGCGTCAAGATTTGCGCAAAGAAACTGTCCCTCTCTGGGAGTATTTTTGCCAGATTAGCGATTCTACGACCAGTTACGGTTCGTATTCCGGGGCCGTGCCGAACGAGAAGATTACGTGGGGGAAATTGGGCGTTGACACGCCGAAGTATGTGATCGAATCAGATGCCACGATCGTCGCTCCCTTGGTTTTCGCCTATGTCCTCGGGTGGTAA
- a CDS encoding putative TonB-dependent receptor produces MRWLRWLGCMGVMGLYFGPMAYGHDPDLPDVEVPEVSVEADRPIAASSQQFIPDKEYVMQPQGRPAQVLRLIPGLVTVEHSGGAGKADQYFLRGFDADHGTDVAFFTDGMPINFRSHAHGQGYADLNFIIPETIEGLDAYKGAYHVEFGDFDTAGAVNFKTREMVREGLVQAAGGQFDTQRYLLMLSPTKDKVRTLFAAEGYYTNGPFQNDNRYFRTNLLGKLTMNPTSRSELSLTGTFQKSQWNASGEIPLRAVQDGSLDRFGAIDPSEGGKTLRSTARVNYHYDTTSGGRFFANGYGQYYKFDLFTNFTFFLNDPIDGDGIQQSDRRVMYGGDLGYRQAGRFLETDGAVTVGLQSRVDDIHARLGTQTKRNPTGTTIDSDILEASYSPFVKLEVQPISWMRVIGGVRSELFTFDVRNRCQNCPEQPAGRTSSGLVLPKANLILGPWFHTEFFVNYGEGYHSNDARSAVAPGSAPLARAKTYEVGVRSKPWGAEGLELTATLWAIDLKSELVFVGDEGTTEIRGATRRRGVEVAARGQIVGPLYFNGSVTWSEAEFKNGDAIPLAPKLTGYGALILRWPEGLISQLQATYMGVRPLTEDRSINSPSWLDFDLSERYHIPVKLSHGHLEAFLFVQNLFNTKWEQAVFAFESRLKNETAGVTDIHFVPGNPRFVMGGLAWYF; encoded by the coding sequence ATGCGGTGGTTGCGGTGGCTGGGTTGCATGGGGGTGATGGGGCTCTACTTCGGTCCGATGGCCTATGGACATGACCCCGACTTGCCTGATGTTGAAGTGCCGGAAGTGAGCGTCGAGGCCGATCGTCCGATCGCTGCCTCGTCCCAACAATTCATTCCCGACAAAGAGTACGTCATGCAGCCGCAGGGCCGTCCTGCGCAGGTACTGCGCCTGATTCCAGGGCTCGTTACCGTGGAACATTCCGGCGGAGCCGGCAAGGCCGATCAATATTTTCTGCGCGGGTTCGATGCGGATCACGGCACCGACGTGGCGTTCTTCACGGACGGCATGCCGATCAATTTTCGATCTCATGCGCATGGCCAGGGATACGCCGATCTGAACTTCATCATCCCGGAAACGATCGAGGGATTGGATGCGTACAAGGGGGCCTATCACGTCGAATTCGGCGATTTCGATACGGCCGGCGCTGTCAATTTCAAAACGCGTGAGATGGTGCGAGAAGGATTGGTGCAGGCAGCCGGCGGCCAGTTCGACACCCAACGGTATCTCTTGATGCTTTCCCCGACGAAAGACAAGGTGCGGACGCTGTTTGCTGCCGAGGGCTACTACACCAACGGACCGTTCCAGAACGACAATCGTTACTTTCGGACGAACCTGTTGGGCAAGCTGACGATGAACCCGACGAGCCGGTCGGAGCTGAGCCTCACGGGAACCTTTCAAAAATCCCAGTGGAATGCGTCCGGCGAAATTCCCCTGAGGGCGGTGCAGGACGGGTCGCTCGATCGGTTCGGGGCGATCGACCCATCCGAGGGCGGGAAAACGCTTCGTTCGACCGCGCGTGTGAATTACCATTACGACACGACTTCAGGCGGCCGTTTCTTCGCGAATGGCTATGGGCAGTACTACAAGTTCGATCTCTTCACGAATTTCACCTTCTTTCTCAACGACCCCATCGATGGAGACGGCATTCAACAGTCCGACCGGCGGGTGATGTACGGAGGCGATCTCGGCTATCGACAGGCTGGCCGGTTCTTGGAGACCGACGGCGCCGTGACGGTGGGCCTACAATCCCGAGTGGATGATATCCACGCCAGGCTGGGCACCCAAACGAAACGCAATCCGACAGGGACGACGATCGACAGCGATATTCTTGAAGCCTCCTACTCGCCGTTCGTGAAGCTGGAGGTGCAACCGATCTCATGGATGCGAGTGATCGGTGGGGTGAGAAGCGAGCTGTTCACCTTCGATGTCCGCAACCGTTGCCAAAATTGTCCGGAACAACCTGCAGGGAGAACCAGCAGCGGCCTTGTTCTGCCGAAGGCCAATCTGATCCTCGGTCCCTGGTTCCACACGGAGTTCTTCGTCAACTACGGCGAAGGCTATCACAGTAACGATGCGCGCTCGGCGGTCGCTCCCGGTTCGGCGCCCCTCGCCCGCGCCAAGACCTACGAGGTCGGAGTCCGATCGAAACCTTGGGGGGCGGAGGGACTGGAACTCACTGCGACCCTCTGGGCCATTGATCTTAAGTCCGAACTGGTGTTCGTCGGTGACGAAGGGACCACCGAAATCCGCGGGGCGACGCGGCGGCGGGGGGTTGAGGTGGCGGCGCGAGGGCAGATCGTCGGGCCGCTCTATTTCAACGGCAGTGTGACCTGGTCGGAGGCAGAGTTCAAAAACGGCGACGCGATCCCCCTTGCGCCTAAACTCACGGGTTATGGCGCGTTGATTTTGCGATGGCCGGAAGGCCTGATTTCGCAACTCCAGGCGACCTACATGGGGGTGCGGCCGTTGACGGAGGACCGCAGCATCAACTCGCCGTCCTGGCTGGACTTCGATCTCTCCGAGCGATATCACATCCCGGTCAAACTTTCGCATGGGCATCTGGAGGCGTTTCTGTTCGTTCAGAATCTGTTCAATACCAAGTGGGAGCAGGCCGTGTTCGCCTTTGAGTCGAGGCTCAAGAATGAAACGGCCGGTGTGACCGACATTCACTTCGTGCCGGGCAATCCGCGATTTGTCATGGGGGGGCTCGCGTGGTATTTTTGA
- a CDS encoding Nickel responsive regulator NikR, whose product MKKLVRFGVSLDRHLLDDFDRLIERRKYTNRSEAIRDLIRDNLVEQEWDQNKETIGTITFVYDHHVPDLSRKLTRIQHDFQGRIMAGMHVHLDHDHCLEVLVARGKGTDIRKVADTLLSVKGVKHGKLTMTTTGKGLSL is encoded by the coding sequence ATGAAGAAGCTCGTGCGTTTCGGTGTCTCGCTCGACCGGCACCTCCTCGACGATTTCGATCGCCTGATCGAAAGGCGCAAATATACCAACCGGTCCGAAGCGATCCGTGACCTGATTCGGGACAATCTCGTCGAGCAGGAGTGGGATCAAAACAAAGAAACGATCGGTACGATCACGTTCGTCTACGACCATCACGTGCCGGATTTGTCCAGAAAGCTCACCCGCATTCAGCACGACTTTCAGGGGCGCATCATGGCGGGGATGCACGTCCATCTCGATCACGACCATTGCCTTGAAGTGTTGGTCGCCAGGGGCAAAGGGACCGACATCCGCAAGGTTGCCGATACCTTGCTCAGCGTGAAGGGCGTGAAGCATGGGAAATTGACCATGACGACGACCGGCAAGGGATTGAGTCTCTGA
- a CDS encoding HtrA protease/chaperone protein — protein MSSTCATSGSVVGWGLPFLRIFRAMDPRTAHPFIPAALLGALIGLCPSGPAEAAGSSSLPRPLFVTTNGDLQAQVRATASKVIPAVVSIASTVVVHDQTFSDEGLPFGMFKDVPPRRQYGQGSGVIVSPDGYIITNNHVVADASDVEVILADRRQFKGRVVATDPKTDVAVVKISATGLPTVAWGDSSALAVGDFVLAIGNPLGLSRSVTFGIVSAVGRADVGVADVEDFIQTDAPINPGNSGGALVNIHGELVGINTAIASPTGGSVGVGFAIPSNMARTAMQSLIKTGRVVRGFLGASTQDVTPLLAKVFHLPDVKGSIVTDLQAKGSAERAGLKRGDVVVRFDGRDVMDSGHLRNLMAAAAIGSKHRIELIRDARLMQTDLTVQEAPRERVKKPQAAEAASSSAHPLAGVIVDDITPALARQMDLPVNSGLVVTDIEEGSLAEVSGLQPGDLILELNRQPIPNFATFQRLAEPLRPTDLALLLVNRQGSMLYVPIQGE, from the coding sequence ATGAGTTCCACGTGTGCAACCTCCGGCAGCGTGGTAGGCTGGGGCCTGCCGTTCCTCAGGATATTCAGGGCCATGGACCCTCGTACCGCTCATCCGTTCATTCCGGCCGCGTTGCTCGGCGCTCTGATAGGACTCTGCCCTTCCGGGCCTGCCGAAGCAGCCGGTTCTTCGTCCTTGCCACGTCCGCTCTTCGTGACCACGAACGGAGACTTGCAGGCGCAGGTGCGCGCCACGGCTTCGAAGGTCATTCCCGCGGTCGTCAGCATCGCATCGACCGTGGTGGTGCATGATCAGACCTTCAGCGACGAAGGGCTGCCCTTCGGCATGTTCAAGGACGTGCCTCCCCGCCGGCAATACGGCCAAGGTTCCGGAGTCATCGTTTCGCCGGACGGCTATATCATCACCAACAATCATGTTGTCGCCGATGCGTCGGATGTGGAAGTCATCCTGGCCGACCGACGGCAGTTCAAGGGCCGCGTGGTCGCCACCGACCCGAAGACCGATGTCGCGGTCGTGAAGATCAGCGCTACCGGCCTTCCCACCGTGGCGTGGGGCGACTCCAGCGCGCTGGCCGTCGGCGATTTCGTGCTGGCGATCGGAAATCCGCTGGGCTTAAGCCGCAGCGTGACCTTCGGCATCGTCAGCGCGGTGGGGCGCGCCGATGTGGGTGTGGCCGATGTGGAAGATTTCATTCAAACCGATGCGCCGATCAATCCCGGAAATTCTGGCGGGGCGCTGGTGAACATCCACGGTGAGTTGGTGGGGATCAATACGGCCATCGCCAGCCCGACCGGCGGCAGCGTCGGCGTCGGATTCGCGATTCCCAGCAACATGGCGAGAACGGCCATGCAGAGCCTCATCAAGACGGGCCGCGTAGTACGCGGATTCTTGGGGGCCTCAACTCAGGATGTCACGCCGCTGCTGGCCAAGGTTTTTCACCTCCCCGATGTGAAGGGCTCGATCGTGACCGACCTGCAAGCCAAGGGGTCGGCGGAGCGCGCCGGGTTGAAGCGCGGCGACGTTGTCGTGCGGTTCGATGGACGTGACGTGATGGACAGCGGCCATTTGCGCAACCTGATGGCGGCTGCGGCCATCGGCAGCAAACACCGCATCGAATTGATCCGTGATGCCCGGTTGATGCAGACGGACCTCACGGTGCAGGAGGCCCCCCGGGAACGAGTCAAAAAACCCCAGGCCGCGGAGGCCGCGAGTTCGTCGGCGCATCCCTTGGCCGGCGTGATCGTGGACGACATCACCCCGGCGTTGGCTCGGCAGATGGATCTCCCCGTCAACTCCGGTCTCGTCGTCACGGATATCGAAGAGGGCAGTCTGGCTGAAGTGTCCGGCCTCCAGCCCGGCGACCTCATCCTGGAACTCAACCGGCAGCCGATCCCGAATTTCGCCACCTTTCAACGGCTCGCCGAACCGCTGCGCCCCACCGATCTCGCCCTCCTGCTCGTCAACCGCCAGGGCAGCATGCTTTACGTCCCCATTCAAGGCGAATAA